A segment of the Trifolium pratense cultivar HEN17-A07 linkage group LG7, ARS_RC_1.1, whole genome shotgun sequence genome:
TCGGGCAAAGATTTCATTTGGGTTGTAAGAAAAATCGAAGATGGCGAAGATGGTGGTTTTTTGAGGGAGTTTGAGAAGAGAGTAAAGGAAAGAAACAAGGGCTATTTAATTTGGGGTTGGGCACCACAACTTCTGATACTAGAACATGCTGCAGTTGGAGCTGTGGTGACTCATTGTGGGTGGAATACTATTATGGAAAGTGTGAATGCAGGTTTGTCATTGGCTACTTGGCCTCTTTTCGCCGAACAATTTTACAACGAGAGGTTGTTGGTTGGTGTGTTGAAGATTGGTGTGGCAGTTGGAGCAAAGGAATGGAGGAATTGGAATGAGTTTGGAGATGATGTGGTGAAGAGGGAGGATATAGGAAAAGCAATTGGTTTATTGATGGGAAGTGGAGAAGAGTGTTTGGAAATGAGGAGAAGAGCCAAAGCACTTAGTGGTGCTGCAAAGAAAGCTATAGAGTTTGGTGGTTCTTCTCACACTAAATTGAAGGAACTAATTGAGGATCTCAAGTTATTCAAACTTGAAAAGGTTAAGAACAAATTGGAGGGAGTGGCTTAGGGAGAATTAATTGCAATTTTGGTATGAACTTTCTAAGCATCATTCTACAATGGAACTATGTGTTTAGAACTCTTATTAGAGGAGAGGGCAAAGTTAGTTATTcagttatgtttttttaatttaaattgtgTGTATCAGTTATGTGTGACAGTTAAGTGTGTTTATGTTTAAGAAGTAATTGGTTATTGTGAAGTTACTTAAGTGGTTATTGTGAAGTTATTGAGTAGTTACTGTAAGGATAGACCAAACTCTCTAACTCTTGGAGAACCAAGATCACTGAATCCTTGCAAGTGTCCCTATTGTCTTTCCTTTGTAATAGTGTCTATGTAAACATTGTGTTTGTATTTGTATGAATCTCTGATTTAGAATGCCTTCTTCAGAGGTTAGATCAATGATATATGTTGTTAAGTCATAAATAACTTACATTTGGTACTAGTTTCTATCACTATGTTGATCAGAATACTGAGTATTGTGTTTGTCATTGAATGTTGTACAACTTGTGAAACTAGATTCTCAAGTATTGTTATTGTTACTTCTTAAACTAGTTTAGTTGAATCAAATATCATATACTTTAGACATGCAAATAAAATTACCATCTATAATTTAACCTGATATGTTTTCAATGTTAGTGAAATCAGTGCAGTTAGGCACTAGACATTGTAATCAAGATGAATGAAAAAGAAAGCAACAACAGGAACTGAGTTGTAAATTACAGGAATGGGAGAACTAACATTTAATATTCATTACATGATAATggtcattttatattttgaaactcATTATCATGAAAATGTTGGGGAGTCTGGGGAAGCATCGGGAAAAACATCAGGCCGATGCTCCAGGACCACAAGAAAAGGATCCAAAATCTTAAAGTATTAATTATATGGATCACCTCTCTTATATATCCAACATTTTATCCGTTCACagtcaatgtgagacttaaccagAACCACTTACACTTAAAACCCAATAGAACATGAGTACCTAATTAAAAAACTATTCCCtccggtcttaaatataagaaaagTCATAAAGTATTTGAAGTAAATTTCCACTCAATACTTTTTGACACTCACTTAAATTTAagacgagagagagagagagagtactttatttatttatctaaaaGAACTAAATAATTTCAAACAAAACTTATTCATCCTCTAATAATAAATTTcaaactaaaaataataaaccTTTTGTTCTTCCCCCTTTCTATGTTGAAGAAGAACAACAAAGAATccaaatctttcctatgaattTTACAGAATAATAGTTATGTAACAGAGATgggtaaaaaagaaaagagtacGATTTAAAGAGGAGATTGATGACTGTGTTCGGAAGATGAATGAGTTACGAGGTAATCAGGGTGAAGATGTGGGTATGCAGTATCAAGAATTGTCTGCAAGGCATGCCACCTTGCTAATACAAGAGGAGGGGTACTGGAAACAAAGGGCTAAGATGCATTGGCTTCGTGAGGGTGATCTGAACACTAGGTTTTTCCATATGTCGGCAACTGCACGCAGTAAAAAGAAGAGAGTAACCAGATTGACTACTGATACTGGCACAGAAGCACTTTCTCAGGAAGATCTTTGTGAGGTGGCAAAAAATTACTTCGGTACTCTCTTTCGGCCACGAAATGGAGACTATGACCCCGCTCTTAATCTCATTCAGACAAAGGTGACAGAGGATGATAATTTCTTATTGACAGCACCAATCACTAAAGTTGAGATTCAGCAAGCGTTGTTTCAGATGCATCCTGACAAATCTCCTGGACCCGACGGGTTCAACCCAGCTTTCTACCAGAGATTCTGGGAGAAATGTAGTGATGATATCTTTCTGGCCGCAACTACTTGGCTAGAGAGGGGGTACTTCCCTACCAGCCttaatgaaacaaatatttgtcTTATCCCTAAATATGACAATCCAACTTCAATGAAGGATCTGCGCCCTATTTCACTATGTAATGTTTTATATAAGATGATTTCTAAAGTCCTTGCTAACAGGTTGAAGTGTTGCCTAGATAAATGTGTTTCTCAGGAGCAGTCAGCTTTTGTGGAAGGTAGATCGATTCTTGATAATGCCCTGATTGCCATAGAAGTTATCCATGCTTTGAAGAGGAAGACTCAGGGTCGGCGAGGTGAATTGGCGCTGAAGATTGATATTAGTTAGGCCTACGATAAGGTAGATTGGGGCTTTCTCCGTGGGGTTCTGACCAAGATGGGTTTTTCTGAAGTTTGGATTCGGTGGGTTATGATGTGTGTTAGTTCAGTTAATTATTCGATACTTATGAATTATGACCGAGATGTCCCTATTTCACCAAGTCGAGGATTGCGGCAGGGTGATCCGCTTTCTCCGTATTTATTTATTCTAGTGACCAAGGGATTAACTTCTCTCATTCACCAGGCTGTTGGGAGGGGTGACCTTCACGGTGTGAGGATTTGTCGTGGTGCTCCAGATGTTTCTCATCTTTTATTTGCAGATGACTGCTTCTTATTTTGTAGGGCTAATGTAGCTGAAGTGCATGAACTTATGAGAATATTACATACTTATGAACAAGATTTGGGTCAGGAAATTAATTTAGCAAAGTCTGAAGTTTTTATTAGTCGGAATATGTCTCCAGCAAATAAAGAAGATCTCTCTTGCATTCTTGGTGTCAAACAAGTGTTGGGTATACTGGTATATACCTTGGATTACCTTCCATGATTGGAAGAAGTAAAAGAGCAATTTTTTCCTACATCAAGGATCGTATCTGGAAGAAAATGAATTCTTGGAGAGGGCGTGCGTTGTCAAAGGCCGGTAAGGAAGTAATGATAAAATCGGTTCTTCAAGCGATTCCCTCCTACATTATGAGTATGTTTATTCTTCCTTCCTCACTTATTaatgatattgaaaaaatgcTAAATGCGTTTTGGTGGAGTGGcggcaataataataataacaataataataaaagtattCATTGGTTAGCATGGGAAAGACTTGCTTGTCCGAAGGCTCATGGAGGCTTGGGATTTCGTAATTTTGAAGCCTTTAATAAGGCTATGGTAGCGAAACAAGATTGGAATATTGTTCAAAATCCAAACTCAGTGGTAGCAAGGTTAGTTAAAGCAAGGTATTTTCCGCGCTCCTCTTTATTTGAAGCTCCTTTGGGATATAATCCTAGCTTTGTCTGGCGTAGCATTTGGCATTCCCGGCAAGTTCTCCTTCTTGGGTGTAGATGGCGGATTGAGAGTGGTGATAATATTCGGGTTATGTATGACCCCTGGCTGTGTGGGAGTGATAACATATGGGTGTCCTCGCCTCAACCAGCAGAAGTATATCAGTTGTGTGTTAAAGATTTGTTACACGAAAATTATAAAGCGTGGAATATAGCTAGAGTACGTAACCTATTTTCAGGGTTTGCAGTGGACAAAATTCTTGCAACACCACTTGTTGACTCGGCCAGAGAGGATAAAGTGGTTTGGGAGGAGGAGAGGAATGGGAGTTATTCGGTGAAGTCTGGTTATAAGCTAGTTATGCGTTATATTATACGTAGCGACAAGTATCATGTGGCAGGTAATTGGACTGATATATGGCAAGCTCAAGCACCGCACAAAGCACGCCATTTACTTTGGCGTTTATGTAGAGGATGTCTCCCAACTCGTTGTCGGTTGTTACAAAGGAGAGTGGAGTGTACTCCCAATTGTCTCGTGTGTGACGAGGAGCTTGAGGATGAGTTGCACGTGTTCTTTAACTGTACAGTAGCTCGGGCCAGTTGGTGTGCAGCTGGTCTCTCTTCGGTCTTACATAATAACGCGTACCAGCAAACTACTGCTATGGATCATATATTCGCTATGTGCAACGACGAGAATAGTGATACTGTTGGAAGAGTGGCTATGCTACTTTGGAGCATTTGGCACAATCGTAATGATAAGGTTTGGAATGACAATGTCCAGATGCCGAGCCAAATCGGAAGGCATGCCTTTGATGCTTGGAATGATTGGAACTCCGTTCATAAACTACAGGGTAACGATGTGAGTGTGACTTCAGATCCTGATCTATTACGGTGGGTAAAACCAAGTCCAAGCTGGGTAAAATGTAACGTTGATGTTGCTTTTGTTACTGACTCTGGAAAAACCTCAATGGGATTGTGTTTTCGTAATAGCAATGGACAGTTCATGGATGGTATGACACAATGGCAACAGTCTGTGATCTCAACTTTAGAGGGAGAAGCATGGGCATTACTTTTAGCTATGAAAGAAGCTAAGCATAGAGGATTCGAccgagttcaatttgaaagtgactcgaTGTTGGTTGATGCTATCCACATGAGGCGTAGAGGCAATTCTGAGTTTTTTTCAATAGTTCatgatattgttatttttatgtcgTCTTTtctaaactttgaggttaagtttattaggaggcaagcgaatttggttgctcataccctgtctagggcggccaattcttgggctagcttccatagatttgagattattcccttatgtattaAACATTTAATAGTTAATGAAATGCAATAAGCCTGCttgactcaaaaaaaaaaaaaaaaaacaatttcagTATTGAAAAATTccagtctaaaaaaaaaaaattgttctaaactaatctaaaaaaatctcaattttaccTAAAGtaattcctaaaataccaataTTTTTACCAAAGCCTGCCCCGGCTGGCTGAGCGGTGGATCCGCCTCGGGCTTTAGAGCAATAATTAAggaactaaaataaataaattttatgttaaaaataatattttttatgttttgaatagTTTGATTATTCAAAGCTcaagatatttttattatttttacttctTTAATTATTGCCTCTTCTTAGATTACTAGTTAACATTTTCTATGTTTAtctggagttttttttttttttaactcttgtTTATTTAAATAACTTGTTTGTAATTATATAATTCAATTTATAAGATTTTTGGGTAACTTTAATTCAattataacaatatttttttatttattttactttttatgaattaagagcataatgacataaaaaaacatTAGACATCCCAACATGAATTGAATCAGACTCAAAGTTTGGTGATTTTAGCTTTCAGCTCCTCCTCTATGTTCCTATGACACCTTCGTAATAGATGGTTGAATTGTTTGCTATTATCTAAAAGCATGAACTTTTTGTTATCACACATATATAGGGAAGGGAATATCTCAGCCGATAAGTTAGCAtctgaaatctggcacgcagtgaacacaatgctgcacaagatgctatagcacacgttgcagcaagacagtcgcagaacacagtaaataaataaataaattgcagaacaataaataacgcagataattgttaacccagttcagtgcaacgtcacctactctgggggataccaatccaggaatgaatccactataatagctctagttcaaagccctcgaccaacacccggtacttgacttatcacctagacactacccgtgcaatcctacctaagaacctcttagataatgagaccccgtcccaaattccctctaacaacacataccatgttgctgtcaataataacgatcaagatggagacactctcctagaaactagaccacactcttgcttaaaagcttatgagtgaatcacacacactaactccgtgcttcaaagcttaggagcagcttacaataaacaacacaaacacagtcctaaacttgcatcagattgacacaagaaaggctgacaaaagacacaaactctaaaccctaaaaactcacactttgtaaagaacacggtttagaatacataagaataatagcttgaggcttcacatatttatagtcttcaattgtcttgatgtccaagttaggttttcagacttgtacagctgtgagaattgcggccaaacctagattaaaattgaaaatatgttttgtgttgtaccaaacaaaaaaaagcgaacaaaaatataatataattatatttttgtttttaataactttccttaggccgacttggacaattcttgtgcagtaagtctcgtcttgcatatacacacgtgctggaattaatatttgaagcaaatcttgaacgagattgacagaaaaaattctgcacttaaaacagagcatcaggatgctgtacgaggatgctgcagcatctttgtccagcatctggcaaagttggcttttacaaaatgtagccaaacacaaaacccaacaatctccccctttggcaaattttggctaaaacaactttgGCCCAGTGCATGGAGAGATACTGTCTAGACTTttcttcgagtcaacataaacacacaactaggaaagaaagtagaacaatgctaggctatttaaactttccttcaagtcaacatgagcacacaactaggaaagaaagtaaaatttcatcagatgaaaagGTAGCTAGCatgtaagcatcagaggcatgcaacagcggaacataacacatcttagcctcaaagtacagatagagagaaataaactctcacatagtggatataacacatcttagcctcaaagtacagatagagagaaataaactctcacatagtggattcaagatcggagaaataaactccttaaaattttagcaacgccacagagaataggaaaaataaattcctatataagcatgcatattaaaagtagtagaaaaataaattctacctactccccctcaatttatgcataaacat
Coding sequences within it:
- the LOC123894500 gene encoding soyasapogenol B glucuronide galactosyltransferase-like, which codes for MNKFPSSQLVEIAHALEDSGKDFIWVVRKIEDGEDGGFLREFEKRVKERNKGYLIWGWAPQLLILEHAAVGAVVTHCGWNTIMESVNAGLSLATWPLFAEQFYNERLLVGVLKIGVAVGAKEWRNWNEFGDDVVKREDIGKAIGLLMGSGEECLEMRRRAKALSGAAKKAIEFGGSSHTKLKELIEDLKLFKLEKVKNKLEGVA